The nucleotide window AATGAAGTCAGGTGCATGATCTCTTTGCTAGTAGATTTTAATGCAAACCTCAATACTAATTACAGCAGCAGGACAAGTTACGTGCATTTATTGAAAGTTTCAGTTAAACATGCCTATGCTTCTGTAGGCcacataaatattaattttcatttttattacagttctTAAAACTCTTCAAATTTAATACCAACTCAGTCACTGCAATCTTCAGAAACTAAGAGAAGATCCCcattaattgcttttaaaaaaataaaaaaaacccaaagtacaTGAATAAAGTTTCAGGCTACAGTCCTGTTATATTGCTCTAATATTGACACCTGGTTAATATCAAGTaagatcttaatttcttttctgatagCAAGCAAACCATATTTGCTGTTTTAGAAAGGTGGTGAGAAGTGATGGAGACTCTCTGAAGAGAGTTCCTCAAAGATGTGATTCTACTGCAGTGAATGATTCCTCCACCCTTTCCTGAAGGTAAAAAAGAAAGCCTGTCTTCCTACATTAAGAACAGAGTGCTATCTAGTTTAACTAAATATACTATCACTTGCACAAAACTGTTAGAagcttataaattattttagactAAGAACAACCCTGCCCAAGTAACTATTGCCTTCTGAAAGTCCTGGAGAGACTGGTGTGACAGAATGTTTCTCTTTTggcttttcatctctgttttcctcttctttcccccAAGTGAGGCCAACAGTACCTTCCCAACAGAGCAGAACCTTCTCATGCCAACATTTACCTGCCTCGCACCATTCAAAGTGCCACAGGCAGGCTCATctggggctccccttccctcaaccttgtccccatcccttccccaccTTCATGCTCCTCTCCAAGCCCACCCTTACCTGGAAGTCTTGCAGAGGAACTGGAAAGGACTGAAGTGAGTGCCATTCCTAAACTGATTAATAAGTTTTAGGTGCAAGGCTAGGGGAGGTGGACTTTGGTACCTCAGAGACCAACCCTTTTTGCAAGGTCCAGAGAAAACAATCATCTGAGGAATGGCATCAGTGCAtggtaatttttactttttttttttttttttaatttatggggAGGAGGGTTTTCTGTGCTTACTGGTGGGCTGACATAGTCTTACAGCTTCAGATTACCTTCAGACCACAGTTGGGAAAAGCTGCAGGTTGAATAATTGCGAAgtctgagagaaaagaaaatgatggaCTAGTGTCAAAAAAGCCAAAGAGccattccttctctttcagcgtatgtatatatatgtagtCCTCACATACAGGTCTACTTTGAAAAAGGAGATGCAGTGGAGGCAGAAGTAGCATGGTATGTTCCAATGTTTTCATGCAGCAGTAGCTTACCAAAGTAAACCATCCAAAAAATGTAGGGCAGGCAGGAAAAGGCACTTCTGCAGTAAGAACATCACCCAGGGTCTGCAACCTCCACTCTCCTCAGACACCTGATGTCAAAGACACTCACTGTAATAAACAAAGAGGGAACACTTGGCTGCCTCAAGTTCAATGTTAATTCAGGCTTTGCAGTACCCAACGAACCCACCAAACACGGTGGCACCAGCGGGCTCCCTTGACAGCACAAACGAAGCCATGTCAACGGCCTGCTCAGCACATACCTCACCTCTCCTGCACTTTCTCCTCCAAAAAGCAACTCTCCTATGCCTTTAGGGCATTTGGGGATCAGGTCCCAGCCTCATCCTGTGGGGCTACTCATACGCACCCACCACCCCTGAAAGGCTCTGCCCCACATGGGCCACTAACTGCTGAGACTCCCCAGAAGGTCCTTGGGGCTTTTCTCCCAGGGCCTTCTGCCTGGGCAGATGACCTTCACTTGGTTGGAGACAGTATGAGGGACCCAACTGTTCATCCCTTTGAGGAGCTACTGCTCGGCCTCCTTTTCCAGCTAAGCTGCTTGGGTTAGGGAAAGGAAGGGTGAGACAGCCAGGGTATGAGGGCATAGCCTAAAGTGATAGTGAGGCTCAGAAGGGCACCAGGACTCTTTCCTTTTCACAGGGAGAAACATGGAGCAGAACCTGCCCCTGGTCTGCTTCCACTTCCTTCTCTACCACATTCAAAAATCCCAGAGGCACCATCTTCTCAGGTGCcacttcccccagccctgcttctAGCCCTTGTTCTTCACTTTCCTGGCAGTATCACAGGAAAAACCTGGAAAGAAGTTGAGGGGAAACTCACAGGAACATACACATTTCTGCCTTGTGCCTGCCATAGCTGACTGCTGTCTGGTGGGGGAAGGTTGGAAGGTTATCATCACAGCTTTTGCACAGGGGAAGCAAGAGGCTTGCAAATGCTCTGTAGCATTTTCTCTGGCTGTTTCTGGGCAGAAGTCATCCATGAAAATGTTGGACAGACTAAAAGATTCATATATGAAACACCATCATGGTTCAGGCTCTCTAGACCTTACATTTCCCAGCCCGAATCCCAAGATGACACACATGTAGAAGCCATCTCACAGCTGGAAATACTGACAATTTGGAACCTACTGAGTCAAGCTTCCCTACCCGCAACTTTTCAAACATCACATTTGCTCATATTCTGCATGAACCTGTCCCCAGCCTTCACCCTGCACATGCTGGGAACCATTCCCCACATCCATCCTCCCTCTGGCTGTTGACCAACGCAGGGAAGGGTCTGTTCCTGCCCCCCATCCTGTGATCCAGCAGGCAGGGCACAAGTAGCTTAAACGTAAGAGTGCTCCCACTCGCAAGAGGAGCAAGGAGTTTGTCACCCCCTGGGCCCAgtgcttcctccttcctccccgtcattccttgcttttctttgtaTCAACCTGCACTTTTCTTCTTGGTTCCATTCTTCCACCCCAAAGTGCAGCCTGAGGagaaagggttttttcccctcccaccccagttCCTAACGCTCCTCTGTGCCACTCCCCAGAGAATATCTGTCACTCCAGGGTATAGCAACCCCTTGGCAAATTGAGGGATTACAACGTCATCCTCTAACCTCTAAAGGAAGTCAAGTGCTGTTACAGTATTGCCCTGAGAAATTGAAACAAGACATATCCAAGGGTCAGaaattgcttttaataaaaacattctaAAAGGttatttataaaatgcatttcatcATTTGCACTTGGAAACAATTCAGGAACATACAATTGGTGAGACATACTTTCAGAATTTCAACTCACAAAACAGGCTTTAGCAGTATAAATTTGTTACACACCGAACACCACAGGCAACCATACTCAGATTTCAAGGATTATTTGCAGAAAGATTTCAGCCTTCAAATATCAATTTGTTTAAAGAGAGACTTCTGGTAAGCAGCACATGCGCATACCTGGAAATATCCACTTAGTACAGTGGACTCATCTTTAAAATTCAAGGGTTTGTGccaaaatacagtattaaaatcaaaaagatacaaaataaatAACTTGATTGCAGAATTCAGAAAAGTTATTTAATAAATAAGGATGCATTGTGAGATATCTAATGTACAGtagcttctcaaaaaaaaaaaaatctgtatagaAATCTGAATAAATACCCTcttgtgaatttttatttttaaacaagtaaacAACTCACCCTTCCCTTACAATTCCCAGATTAACACTGACAGAGATTTAACTCCTTCAGAGTGAAGGagtatgcaaaagaaaaaaaagttcttcatttATTTGCATTGAGAGTTAAACAGTTACAAGTTATGCCCACACTCCTACCTAACTTGTCCCAAAATTGCAAAAAGTTTCTGATAGTTTAACTTCACTGTGATCTGCTTATTTTAcacagtgcattaaaaaaaaaaaaaaaaaagactgaagaccTACTGTAACTCCAGTAGACTTTGAGATGAATTTACAGCGGGGCAGAAGGAAAGGCCGCAATGACTCCAAAGACATTGGAATATGCTGAATTAAATAGATACTTTTATCTGCAAAGCAAAGGCCCCAGATAGCAACTGCGTACAAGAACTGTACTGTATATTGGCATTCATCCATGACTTCACTGAAGAGGCACTTCTTTCAACACAGGAGTTTTAGTTACTGAAAGTTCCATACAGACTTAGACAGGGTCACTTTCAAAGaggtacaaaggaaaaaaaaaaatcctcaaataaaaaaatcactttggttTTCAACTCAGGGAAATTAAACAGATGTTAGCAGTATTTTGGGAATCTTCTGTGAAGTTAAACAATGCTGATGGAATGTTTGTGTGCAACTGTGATTCAATTTAAGAGGTTTTTAATTGGATTACTTCAAAGATATGTTTAGACAATAGCTATGCAAACAGCTGAATCAGCACAGCTGATTTATGGCAGTGCCATAAATCAGGCCTACCGCCAGGAGAATAATAAACCTATTTTAATATAGTCATAGGTTAGACAATAAATCTAAGCCCCACATATTATCTTGGCAAGcttaatacaaacaaaattattctggAGAACATAAGAAAATGCTCAGAACCACCTGTTACTACAGCTTACCTGATTAAGACTAGCTTGATGGATGTTGAAGCCAGTCTTACCTGAATGAAGTGTTTTCATCATAGGAAGTTCTACACAGATAAAAGAATTCAACTGGCCTTTAAATATTAAACTCTCTAAAGAGAGCAGAACTGTcaccaggggtttttttttcagattattactttttttcttctcatgcatTTGCTAGATAGCTGCGTAGCAAACTATTTGCCTAAAATAAAGTCCTAAAATGTGCCATCTCAAATCCTGTGTAACACACACTGCTTCCTCCCCAAAATAACAGCTACAGTCTCTGATCTATGTTGTTTAGCGTGGGGATATGAGAAAACTTAAACCAGAGATACAAGCCAAAAAGTACAAAACAGTTGGGTGAATTTTCATTTACTAGGACTATGGGAACTAGACTTCATCCAGGCAGTCCCTTCTGTCCCACACTTTCTCCCTGAGAACAGTACAGTCTGGGGTACTCCAGGGGAAAGACATCACACACTTGTAGATGTGCAACAATGAAAATCGTGTTGGTCAAATTCAAGGGAAGATATACAGGTGTAGCTTTAAGATACATAAAATTACTGCAGTTTTCAAAGAAGGCAGGGGGAGGTATAAATAGTCAGGGATATGCCCTTGTTCTCtgtggagaacatcagtggtATGACAGCAGCACCTGTACATGAACCATCAAAGCCAGATCAGGAAGTAAGCCCTTGGAGACACACTAAGTAACTCTACATTTTAGGATGGTTCGGCTGAAATATGAGACAATTTTTCATATCGCCTCAGTAATACCTTTATGCTGTTATGAACAGCAGAAGAATCACATGAACGCGTAAGTCTCATTCAAGCTGCAACATGCCTTTTAGAAAGGTGCTTAAATGCTCAAATGACtcaatttaataaataaatttaagcTCAACACTGCTAGTGCTAAGTGCATTAACACTGCTTCACATTCTTTCAAAGTAAATATATTGGACCTGGGAACACCTACAGTACCATACCACAGTATCTCTAACCTTTGGTCACACTCCCATTGTATTTTAAACATACACCTCTTCAGGATCTGCTAATAAAATTTAGCAAGAAAACGTGGGTGTGTCATCACGAGCATTTTCACCCAATATCCAATGTACAAGCAAATACAGGACACCTCAGAACTTCAGAAATCACTCGTACCTTTAAAGTAACATCTAGCTTTAACACAGTTAGGTGTCCGGTAACACCTAACTGGAGTAGATAAAACATTAATATAATACGGCTAAGATTAGGCTCCCCTGCCGGACAGGTAAGTATGCACCATCAGAGTACACTTTTGGAGAGATGGAATGCAACAGgcaagaatttattttcagttaaaattagtCTTCCGTAAATGCTTATTAGGAATTTCTATAGCACTGACTTGAAGAGGCCAGGACCCACCAACAATCCCTGCTTGGATAGCTACGCCCATTACAACTGCTAGATCCGGATCTACAGAGGTGTTAGGTTCCTTTCCAAAGAAATCCTGAATAACTTTACGTATTTGAGGAATCCGGGTGGAACCTCCAACTAAGACAATTTCATCCACTTCTGCTTTATGTAGGTGGCCTTCCTTCAACACTTGTTCAATGGGCACAAGAATCTTCTCAAAAAGGTCCTCATTTAACATCTCAAAAAGCTTCCTAGATATTTCCATTTCAAACACAACTTTGATAAAGTTGTTCTCTACTTTTGAAGTGTCTCCAAGATTTTTCAGATCTTTTGGTTTTTGTGAAAGCTTGCCTGTCAGCACAGTCTTTGTTTCTACCTCACTTTCCGGAAGTTCTTCTGTAAGCTTCCTTTCTGGCATAGTCAATAACACCCTTAGCGTAGCTGCCTCATGAACAGTCAGATTTAACTTAACTGCCTCCACAGCCTGTCTGAGGCgatgtatttcttcttttcttgttggCAGAGAACCATATGTTTGATGGAGCTGATCATATAAATACAGCATCAACCTCTGATTAAAATCCTGTCCTCCAAGTTTGTTGTTACCTGAAACATCAGAACAGAAGGCATCAGACACATCACCTCCAAAGCTTCAGAAAGCAGCACGCATCTTCTCCTTTACTGGCAGATGTGCTCAAGGGCCAGAGCAATGATATCAGGACTACAAGTACAGCACAAGAGCTCACAGAGCCGCGAAAACAGGCGTAATTGTAGTCCACTGAAGAACACACGATGGATAGTAGTTTCTAGATTTTTATTTAGCAACTATTTTAGAATCTACCCCCTCGATGTTTTTCCCCTGGAACTGCTCTGCTACACAGTAACGAAAAAGCAGTGGTTGTTAACTCAGAGGTATTCTCTATAGAAGAAAGCACATAACAATAAATTTCTAGCTGGAACCCTATACTGAAGTGCAATCTCTCATAGCAAATTGTTTTTCCAGCTAAAATTCCCAGTTTCAAATTTCTCTCTGCCcagaatggatttttctcttaGCACTTCCACAATACAGCTTTACTGTGATTATTGTTTTAGCAGTTTCAAGTTATTCAATGTCTTCATGCACCCACATGAAAAACTACATGCTACTGAAGTATATGTATACACACTgccaaaagcagaagaaagtgaTAAAATGTAAGCAGTGCATTTCAAGCTCTATTAACGGGTATATCTTATATTAGccttcagagagagagagaaagaaaaaagtgtataaACAATTTCCACTGAAAGATTATTCTTGCACCATGTTTGCAAAACCTTTCAAATGATTGTTCATGCTTTCCATTcaacagagttaaaaaaaaaacggTCTGCAGATTTTCATCTGTGTGGAACAATACTCTCAAAGTTTCCACCATTTTGTTTCGACTGAAAACAGGAATTCACTTAGTGGACCTCTACctaaataaatcaaaatgaatCTGCTGATTATTTCTTGCTGTTCCACTCTTACTGGACTGAGCAGCAGCTCACATCAAAACTTGTTCACCGAAGGCAATGCAGACAGTTAGCATGGCATCTCAGACCTGCCTGAATCCTGGTCATCTGAAAAGCAGTTGTGTATCCACTAGTTTTACCAAACATCGCTGCCAGAACTCTTTGCCAAGTGATGAATCACTCTGGCACATACGTATCAGAAAACTTACTTCTGGGTTAGCAGCATGCACACTCCCAAACCCTGCCCTACTGAGCTGGAGCCAAACACAAGGCAAGGGTGCTCTAAAGCACTGGCCAGTGATTTGCCAGTATTTCCAGTATGGACAAAGGTAACAGATTTGTACTACCCACAGTCCCCAAAAGCGCAGTCAAAGTAATTGTAATACCCACCAGCACTTTACTAGTGGGCACAAAAGTTAATAGCCATGGATAAAATGAAACCACAGCTTACTCCTTTGAGTCAGCCAAAACCTGTGAATTTATCTCAATTGTTGGAAGCCAGTCACAAACCTAATTTTGCATGAAAGGCAGCTGAGAACACGTTTGGAGAACACTTTGTGACAAGGCTGGTATGTTTTAAAGAGCCCCTCTAGTGGTGACATTAGGTGcacctttccttcccccccccgccccccccccccaactccctgAGAAAGTAAAGCATTTTTCTCACCTGCCATGGCCCGTGTGAGGAACATCCCTCCCTGCTTGTTCAACAGAGACACATCCAAAGTTCCTCCACCCAGATCCACCACCAGAACATTAAACACATCAGCTTTGTGGAGTCCATAAGCCATAGCTGCAGCTGTGGGTTCATTGATTACTCGCAAAATTTTTAGCCCTATAAAGAGCAAAGATACCCAGCAACGGTCAGATACACTACAGAAAACTGCAATTCATATCATGATGACAtttgccatttcattttttttaaccaaacttGCCTTAAGTTAAATGCCAGAtctaaaggaaataattttctaagcAATAATACTCAATGAACTCTTCTCCTTATTTAAGCCTAAAGTAGTACTACTTCAGCATCAGGGTGAAGTCATGAACCATGATTTGCCCAAACACATTTCTTCCAGAGAAACCTTGCCAAGGAGATTTATTTCACATGttctatttctgtttaaattattGTCCAAGGGTGCTCTGGATAGTCTATTTGGAGATTACCAAGACATTACTCCTTCAAGTAAAACTTACTTCTTCTAGCTATATATAGCATTAGTCAGCTGCACCTGTCAGTACCTAAGAGTTCTCTGTTGTTCCTCACAATTCTTAGTGgtctgtaaaaaacaaaaatctattcTGAAGTTCTCTATCATTGATTCTATATCCACCCCAAAGACATCACTGTTAGTGAAACAGACCTGAAGGTTTCATAGAAAAATGCTGGAATAAAGAGACATCACCTGCAAGGTTAGCTGCCTTAATGGTACAATTCCGTTGCCTCTCATCAAACTCTGCTGGCACAGAGATGACCGCCTTCGAAATGGGCATGCCAAGATCGTCCTCTGCCATTCTCTTCAATTTCAGTAGCAGCTGAGAGCCAATATGCTCTGGAGTGATGCGAAAGGTTTCATTAATTGTCACAGAAAATTCAGCTGATCCATTGTTGTTGAAAATctaggaagaaaaagcaacacaacCCACAGGTGGgaagtctttttcttttgttctcccACCCTTCTCCCaccaaatgttttatttgcatataGTCTGTTTCTCCTGGAAAAATATGAATGTGCTTTTGCCGCTTCTTCAATCACCTTTATTCCTTGACTATGAGTATTATGCAAAACATGCCACTTAAGGGGTCTGAGTATTATCCAAAGTAGTGACAACCACTGTGCCCGGgtgagacattaaaaaaataagacctAGCAACCATGTAATCAACTTCAATATTCAAAGATAAAAGTACTGCTTTTTATTCTAAAGGTTTACCCTACTGATAAAGCCTCCTGTAGGTTCTTCTTCCCGAAAGGAAGCAAACTGATTGGTATTGGAACAGCTTCTCTTGACAAGTAAAGAGCTCAAAAACTGTTTGTAGTACCTGAAAATCTGTCTCTTTTCAGCAAATACTGCACCATGCTAAATCAACACAgtactttttttcaaaagcagctttcaAGATCTGCTGCTGGTCAAATAAGCACTAGAAAAGCACTAGGGAAAAAATGCACTGGGACAGACAAGacgtgacttttttttttttaaatctcagggAAAAAGTGAAGTTTCAGAAAGCACAGTTAGAATTTCAAGTTGAAATTTATACTTTAAGAGAACGTGCTGGAAGGTTACCCAGAAACACACTTCACAGTAGAGGACAGGGTCCTCTAGAAAAGTCATTATCGGCTCTCTCGCAGAAGTAGGCAACTTCCACAACtgtttcctcctcccctctctggATACCTCTTACAGTGTTCAGGCATATCAGATTGATCCAAATGACTCAAGGTCAGACAAGTTGGTCACCTACTAGCTATTTCAAGCGTCTGTAGCTTACTGCTTGGACAGAACTGAAGAAGATGGTTACTTACCTTAAAGGGATACCTGCTACTTTCGCTTTTCAGTTCTTCTGAAGTGAAGATTTTCCCAATGAATCTTTTCGCATCATATATGGTGTTCTGAGGATTTGAATCAGCCAGTTCTAGGCCATCATATCCTACATACACACCTCTCTCTGTGAGAGAGACTATACTTGGTATGCTCTTGTGCCCACTTTCATCTGCAATAACCTTCACCTCCCCTGTTCCAGGAAGAAAGACACCAACAGAGCAGTAAGTTGTGCCAAGGTCAATCCCAATTACTTTCGGCGTAGGCATTGGTAAATATTGCTGTGCTAGATAGCCAGCTAACAGGAGAGCCAGAATAGCTGaacctgaaacacagattttttaaaaagagggttAGAGTATCTACTGCTGTAAACTTAGAAGTCAATGCAAATTACACAGTATTATGCATTACCCCTCAGGCAGTTTTATTTCATGCTCTGAAGCCTATTCCAGCTACCTGATTAGTTTTCAACTTCTTCAAAGATCACCACCAAGTTCAGGTCCCTTATTTCAAGAAAAAGTGGTCAGAAGAGTCAAAAATCTTAGTCATTAAAATCAAAACTGATTTAGAAAAGCCCAAGAGGTACAGCAAAGCCAAAAATATCACTACgctgtaatgattttttttctctctgcaaggTACTTCAAGAATATAGGCTAATTAGTATTTTAGGGGAATTGCCTATGAATGACCCGTAAGGGACATCTAGTTAACGAGGCCACACAAAATCATAGCGAAATGACAAATTCCCAATTCAAACATCTCCTCCAACTTCACTGGAAGTCTAGAAATAAGGAGACGCCAACCCATGCTAACTCCTCCTATCTCAGTCATAGCTCCCAAAAAGCACCTTCCCACACCTGAGTCTTTCCGATGCCTTGAAATCAAGGGGCAGAGTAGCTTAAATGCTGAGtaggttttggtgttttgtttttttttttaattttacatataaTCGACAAAGCAAGAAACCAAAAATCTAATAAACAACGCCTCAGAGGAGATAAAAAAgcaccaccaaacaaacaaaatctcaaGAATAAAACTAAATAGCTTAAATGTCACAGTGGATAAGCTCTTTTTCCCAGCAGGAAAGCTGTGCTTCAAACAGACCAGTGAGAAAGCACAGGTTTACTTTTGGCTATGAATCTTCCAAGACCTTTCTCAGCACCAAGCCACTGAGCCCTTCGGCTTTCCAAACGGAGAGCACACCCGCACCATCCTGAAAAGCCCGTCCGGGGCGATAACGCCGGCAGAAAGAGCCCCAACCACCACGCAGCCGCGCTCAGCGCCCACCGCTTGAGGCAGGGTGACGAGAGGCGCCTGGGCCCTGCCCGGCGGAGGCCGCCACACCGGGGGCGGGAGCTCCCGGGGGCTCCCCAGCGCTCCGCCGGCCCCACCGCCGCCCACCCCCCGGGCACCGTCCCTTCAGCAGCCCGAGGGGCGGACCAGGACCCCGGGCCGCCGCCCACGCTCACCCAGCACCGCCATCTGCCCGGCCATCGCCACCCGCCGGCTCCAGCGGCAACCGCCACCGCCGTCTGCTGACGGCTCCTTccgggccggggaggg belongs to Strix uralensis isolate ZFMK-TIS-50842 chromosome 2, bStrUra1, whole genome shotgun sequence and includes:
- the HSPA13 gene encoding heat shock 70 kDa protein 13, with the protein product MAGQMAVLGSAILALLLAGYLAQQYLPMPTPKVIGIDLGTTYCSVGVFLPGTGEVKVIADESGHKSIPSIVSLTERGVYVGYDGLELADSNPQNTIYDAKRFIGKIFTSEELKSESSRYPFKIFNNNGSAEFSVTINETFRITPEHIGSQLLLKLKRMAEDDLGMPISKAVISVPAEFDERQRNCTIKAANLAGLKILRVINEPTAAAMAYGLHKADVFNVLVVDLGGGTLDVSLLNKQGGMFLTRAMAGNNKLGGQDFNQRLMLYLYDQLHQTYGSLPTRKEEIHRLRQAVEAVKLNLTVHEAATLRVLLTMPERKLTEELPESEVETKTVLTGKLSQKPKDLKNLGDTSKVENNFIKVVFEMEISRKLFEMLNEDLFEKILVPIEQVLKEGHLHKAEVDEIVLVGGSTRIPQIRKVIQDFFGKEPNTSVDPDLAVVMGVAIQAGIVGGSWPLQVSAIEIPNKHLRKTNFN